AAGTTCCTGGGAATGGAGCAAAAGATAACCATGATATTCTGGATCTGGTGGGAAGGTTTGGAAGCTGCAAACTATTGGATCCACATCAAGTCTGAGTAAGCATTTACTGTCAAATCATGGAAATGTAGTTCTGGAAAGGCCCTCGGGAAATCAAATCCAGCCCTCtgttctgaggcaggaccaagtaaacctagaccattcctaataggtgtttgtctaatctagtcttaaaaacctccagtgacggggattccacaacctcccttggcagcctgttccagagcttacctACCCTTatcattagaaagtttttcctaattaatttaaatctcccttgctgcagattaagcccgttATTTCTTGTTGTACCTCAAGTGGAAATAGAAAACAATTGATCcctgtcttctttataacagcccttcacatatttgaaggGTTATCGTATCAAAAGGTCTACCTCAGTCttctcacccccgcccccaggtctaaacatgcccagttttttttaatccttccacataggtcaggttttctaaagcttttatcacttttgttgctctcctctggacattctctagtttgtccacttctttcctaaagtgtggcaaccagaattggacacagtactccagctgaggcctcaccagcgctGAATAGAGTGGGGCAATTACTTCCCTTGTCTTACATAGGACAGTCCAGttaatgcaccccagaatattagtctttttcacaactgcatcccattgttgactcatattcaatttgtgatccactataaccccatctagacagttattccccattttgtagttgtgcatttgatttttcctaccTAAGTGAAATACTCtgcacttatctttattaaatttaatcttgttgaattcagaccaattctccaatgtatcaaagacattttgaattctaattctgtcctccaaagtgcttgaaaTCCCTCCAACCTTGGTGTCCTCTGCGAAcattataagcatactctctactccagtatccaagtcattaattaaatattaaatagtacCATGTCGAGGACTGACCCATGTGGGACTAGATACACCCtaccagtttgacagcgaaccattgataactactctttaaatacagtctttcaactagttgtgccacccaccttatagtaatttcatttagactgcattttcctagtttgtttatgagaacgtTATATGTGACTAGcaaaagcattactaaaatcaatatatatcatgtctactgctggAACACAGCTAAGATATAGATCATGTGCTAAAGGGAGATGATTCAGTGTTTTCTTACCCTTCTGACTTAGATCAGTTTAATATCTTGTTCCTGTTTGCTACAACACTGTTTTTCTCATGTCTCTTCTCAGCTCTTATTTCCTACTGGTTTCAGCTGAAATATATAGTACAATTAACTTGACCTTCTTCTGTAGTCCAAACCAGGTCGCTGAAAAGGTAGCCTCCAGGATTGCAGAGGGCTTTAGTGACCCAGCACTCATAATGGTATATAATTTCATTTATCTCTCTTCTGATTATAATCACAATATTAGAATGAGCGTTTAAATCCCATTTCTTGGCTCTGTTAATAGAGTAATGTGATGACTAACTTGCTGAGCCCTCAGCGTGCCTTGGGGAGTCCCTTGCAGGGCATTCAAGCAACCCCTTTTGGCCAGCAGAGCAGTTTCTGTGCTCTAAAGAGAGCCTACTTCTGGCCCTCCTTGGTCATGGAGAGAGTTGCTGCATTCTGTGTACGTGGTGGGAGAGTAAAGAAGGCATTCTTCCAAAACCTTTCATGACATAATGGCTTACCTTCTCAATGGGGCAAAAGCAATGGTGGGCTACAGTGTAATGTTGGTGGTTTAAAAGAAACCACTTTAGACCATTTAAAAATTGGCACTTCAGAAGCAGCAACAAGATGAAACACTGAATGGATTAATGGAGGTGAATGGAAGATGCTATGATGTTCAAAACCACACTGTCATTTTTATATCATCTCTTTATTTGGGATCTTGAAGGAAAGAACATGATTTGTTTCTGTTGCATGTTAGGTGGATAACACTAAATTTACGATGGAGTGCGCAGAACCTGCCATTCATGTGTATGAGCATCATGAAAACAAATGGAGATGCAAAGACCCACATTTGTAAGTAATATGTTTGTATCTAGGTTGTGATAAAGAGATGTTCCTTTGTGTAAAcagctgtaaaaagcaaaatTGTCTTATTACACTTGAACAACATAATATAGAATGACCTGGTAAGAAGAAAACAGGCAATAGTTGACCATGCTTtgaaagctttcctgtttttcataaTGTTGAGAGATACGTCTAGcttataaaaacaaaactctGTCAGTATTCTGCCTCCTAAGCTGTAGTCACACTGCATAGTGCTATGGCTTATGTTTTAATTGAAAGAGCTGGTGGAGATCATTTTCCTTGAGAACTATTAATTCCTAGTTATTTTACATTGTAGTGATTATTGTGAAGACTGGTCTGAAGCCCAGAGGATCGCCGTATCTCTCTTGGACAGCAAATCCTACGAAACCCTTGTGGATTTCGATAATCACCTAGATGACATCCGGAATGACTGGACAAACCCAGAGATCAACAAAGCTGTCCTACACCTATGTTAGGGAGGCTTCCACTGACTGATTTATGGGCATTTCCACTATGTTgaagatactttaaaaaaatatttttgaatgtaaaTAGAGTTATCTTCAGTACATTCTGGGGAACGCCAACAGCAGATTTAAAAAGAACGGCATGTCACTTGGAAAAGGTAACGTGCCCATAAGCAGTCAAATCTTTTTAATGAGAATCCTTAGAAGAAATACAAACTGTCAGTTATAGCCATCCTTGTGGATTCCATCCCAGTTGTAGTGATTGTTGCTATAACCTTTAAAACCAGAACTACTTCTGCTTGTCCAAATTGTTCATATTAAAAAGTTTTGACTAACCTTTTATAATCTTTAGAGAgagtaatttttaaagatttatgAAATATCTTTCAAAAATGAATCTTGTCCTTAGATGAGATGTTTTTAAACTCTTTAAGTCACAAATGTATAAACAAAATCCAGTGGTAACTGGTCTTTTGACCTGGTTCTTAACTGGCATTATTATTGATGCAGTAGAATAATGCTAACTGCTAAAGATTGTACTCTGTGCACATATTACATTTGTTCTGCAGCAGTTTAGCATATCATAGCTACAGAATAACATATACTGAAAGCAATATTTCAAATGCTGCAGAGATTCCCAACCACACTGGGACTACAAACAGTTACAGAAATAGTTACAACCAAGGCCAAAACAAATCTTAACTTTATGGTTTGTGAAGGACTTAGAGCAC
Above is a genomic segment from Chrysemys picta bellii isolate R12L10 chromosome 14, ASM1138683v2, whole genome shotgun sequence containing:
- the LOC101946206 gene encoding ER membrane protein complex subunit 8, translated to MKLTTQAYCKMVLHGAKYPHCAVNGLLVAEKQPQPPPPRKDQQPHGQPQPHTLFVDCIPLFHGTLALAPMLEVALTLIDSWCKENSYVIAGYYQANERVKDASPNQVAEKVASRIAEGFSDPALIMVDNTKFTMECAEPAIHVYEHHENKWRCKDPHFDYCEDWSEAQRIAVSLLDSKSYETLVDFDNHLDDIRNDWTNPEINKAVLHLC